In Nocardioides dokdonensis FR1436, the following are encoded in one genomic region:
- a CDS encoding DUF5926 family protein, which translates to MAKKSRTKARDQRTTTSTPGEVGPRQPCPCGSGRRYKACHGAPGGPVDTYVRRPFEGLPSECDLIALRELVPAGTAPLTLADSLDGSERSVVLCSLLPMAAPAMVRESGEIWLGLQVQHQFGDPARDLGAVLIKALAAAEAGESGVIGLTDAPGEGPRLQDLVTGDTLDVTVHDGFDYWIADVEDKESMAGALDQANEQAHPTARLTRVEAAYWTDVGTKEHLRWVMPEPEDQLLDALARLHAAGKDVIVEGARLVGMFRAHGLLAPVWDLPLGTGAEVLEGPAATFAAALAEALADESPLSTEERAARSGLANRQVTIR; encoded by the coding sequence ATGGCGAAGAAGTCCCGCACCAAGGCCCGCGACCAGCGCACCACCACCTCCACCCCCGGTGAGGTCGGCCCCCGGCAGCCCTGCCCGTGCGGGTCCGGCCGGCGCTACAAGGCCTGCCACGGCGCGCCCGGCGGCCCCGTCGACACCTACGTCCGCCGCCCGTTCGAGGGTCTGCCCTCGGAGTGCGACCTGATCGCGCTGCGCGAGCTGGTCCCGGCCGGCACCGCGCCCCTGACGCTCGCGGACTCCCTGGACGGCTCCGAGCGCAGCGTCGTGCTGTGCTCGCTGCTGCCGATGGCGGCGCCCGCGATGGTCCGCGAGAGCGGCGAGATCTGGCTGGGCCTGCAGGTCCAGCACCAGTTCGGCGACCCCGCCCGCGACCTCGGCGCCGTGCTCATCAAGGCCCTGGCGGCCGCCGAGGCCGGCGAGAGCGGCGTCATCGGTCTCACCGACGCGCCCGGCGAGGGTCCGCGCCTGCAGGACCTCGTCACCGGCGACACCCTCGACGTGACCGTCCACGACGGCTTCGACTACTGGATCGCCGACGTCGAGGACAAGGAGTCGATGGCCGGCGCCCTCGACCAGGCCAACGAGCAGGCCCACCCCACCGCCCGGCTGACCCGGGTCGAGGCGGCGTACTGGACCGACGTCGGCACCAAGGAGCACCTGCGCTGGGTGATGCCCGAGCCCGAGGACCAGCTCCTCGACGCGCTGGCCCGCCTGCACGCCGCCGGCAAGGACGTCATCGTCGAGGGTGCGCGCCTGGTGGGGATGTTCCGTGCCCACGGCCTGCTGGCCCCGGTCTGGGACCTCCCGCTCGGCACCGGCGCCGAGGTCCTCGAGGGCCCGGCCGCCACGTTCGCCGCCGCGCTCGCCGAGGCGCTGGCCGACGAGTCGCCGCTGAGCACCGAGGAGCGGGCCGCCCGCTCCGGCCTGGCGAACCGCCAGGTCACCATCCGCTGA
- a CDS encoding glycerophosphodiester phosphodiesterase, with translation MRPQVLAHRGASHDHAEHTLGAYTAALDDGAQGLECDVRLTADGHLVCVHDRDLRRTAATRDTVSTMDLADLSELDFASWKHPWADLDDERPDVDEADGKVLTLRKLFEVAADYDRRVEIAVETKHPTRYGGLVEQRVVELLADFGWTGPDSPVRVMSFSWRALRRVSRLAPDVRVVQLVDQLGRWPLVRRSIGRDWIVGPGIAELMAHPRMARRIADSGHDVHVWTVNTRAELELCLDLGVKAVISDRPAYVLELLDDLGV, from the coding sequence ATGAGGCCGCAGGTGCTCGCCCACCGTGGCGCGAGCCACGACCACGCCGAGCACACGCTCGGGGCGTACACCGCCGCCCTCGACGACGGCGCGCAGGGCCTGGAGTGCGACGTCCGGCTCACCGCCGACGGCCACCTGGTGTGCGTGCACGACCGCGACCTGCGGCGCACCGCCGCCACCCGCGACACCGTGTCGACGATGGACCTGGCCGACCTCTCCGAGCTCGACTTCGCCAGCTGGAAGCACCCGTGGGCCGACCTCGACGACGAGCGGCCCGACGTCGACGAGGCCGACGGCAAGGTGCTGACCCTGCGCAAGCTGTTCGAGGTGGCGGCCGACTACGACCGCCGGGTCGAGATCGCGGTCGAGACCAAGCACCCCACCCGGTACGGCGGACTCGTGGAGCAGCGGGTCGTGGAGCTGCTCGCCGACTTCGGCTGGACCGGTCCCGACAGCCCGGTGCGGGTGATGAGCTTCTCCTGGCGGGCGCTGCGACGGGTCTCACGCCTGGCGCCGGACGTGCGCGTGGTCCAGCTCGTCGACCAGCTCGGCCGCTGGCCGCTGGTGCGCCGCAGCATCGGCAGGGACTGGATCGTGGGGCCCGGCATCGCCGAGCTGATGGCCCACCCGCGCATGGCCCGCCGCATCGCCGACAGCGGCCACGACGTGCACGTGTGGACGGTCAACACCCGCGCCGAGCTGGAGCTGTGCCTCGACCTCGGCGTCAAGGCGGTCATCAGCGACCGGCCGGCCTACGTCCTGGAGCTGCTCGACGACCTCGGGGTGTGA